A genome region from Tolypothrix sp. PCC 7712 includes the following:
- a CDS encoding rRNA large subunit pseudouridine synthase E, whose amino-acid sequence MTSIYRYILFHKPYGVLSQFTQETPKHRTLKEYIEVADVYPVGRLDWDSEGLLLLTNNGQLQHRLANPKFGHKRTYWAQVERIPDVDAINKLQTGVKIQDYHTRPAQVRLLSEEPPVCDRNPPIRFRKNVPTAWLEMTLTEGKNRQVRRMTAAVGFPTLRLIRVSIAHLKLEGLQPGEWRSLTESELKILLV is encoded by the coding sequence ATGACTTCTATATATAGATATATTCTTTTTCATAAACCTTATGGCGTTCTTAGCCAATTTACCCAAGAAACTCCCAAACACCGTACCCTCAAAGAATATATAGAGGTTGCTGATGTGTATCCAGTGGGGCGTTTGGATTGGGATAGCGAAGGGTTACTGTTGTTGACGAACAATGGACAGTTACAACATCGCTTGGCTAATCCAAAATTTGGGCATAAACGTACTTATTGGGCACAAGTAGAACGCATTCCGGATGTTGATGCTATAAATAAGTTGCAAACAGGTGTGAAGATTCAAGATTACCACACTCGTCCAGCACAAGTGCGTCTATTATCTGAAGAACCTCCGGTGTGCGATCGCAATCCGCCAATCAGATTTCGCAAAAATGTACCCACAGCCTGGCTAGAAATGACTCTCACTGAGGGTAAAAACCGTCAGGTACGGCGGATGACAGCAGCAGTAGGGTTTCCGACTTTACGGCTCATCAGGGTGAGTATCGCCCACTTGAAATTAGAGGGTTTACAACCAGGTGAGTGGCGTTCTCTCACTGAATCTGAACTGAAAATTTTACTAGTTTGA
- a CDS encoding type II toxin-antitoxin system Phd/YefM family antitoxin, which yields MSIKITSEEAAKNLDSICNQLIETNEVIRISRPDGKNVVLISETELESLLETLYLLRFPANSTRLFTALQRAKEKIVEPQSVSELYERLGLEEDDKSSDINLAS from the coding sequence ATGTCAATTAAAATAACATCAGAAGAAGCCGCTAAAAATTTAGATAGCATTTGTAATCAACTTATTGAGACTAATGAGGTAATCAGAATTAGCCGACCTGATGGTAAAAATGTTGTGTTAATTTCTGAAACTGAACTAGAAAGCTTACTAGAAACACTTTACTTACTTCGGTTTCCAGCAAACTCTACTCGTTTATTCACTGCTTTACAACGTGCAAAAGAAAAAATTGTTGAGCCTCAATCTGTTAGTGAATTATACGAAAGGTTAGGGCTAGAGGAAGATGATAAAAGTAGTGATATCAACTTAGCTAGTTAG
- the thiC gene encoding phosphomethylpyrimidine synthase has protein sequence MRTEWVAKRRGQSNVTQMHYARQGVITEEMHYVAQRENLPADLIREEVARGRMIIPANINHTNLEPMAIGIASKCKVNANIGASPNSSNLQEEVDKLKLAVKYGADTVMDLSTGGGNLDEIRTAIIKASSVPIGTVPVYQALESVHGTIEKLTPDDFLHVIEKHAQQGVDYQTIHAGILLEHLPLVRSRITGIVSRGGGILARWMLHHHKQNPLYTHFRDIIEIFKKYDVSFSLGDSLRPGCTHDASDAAQLAELKTLGQLTRRAWEDNVQVMVEGPGHVPMDQIEFNVRKQMEECSEAPFYVLGPLVTDIAPGYDHITSAIGAAMAGWYGTAMLCYVTPKEHLGLPNAEDVRNGLIAYKIAAHAADIARHRQGARDRDDELSKARYNFDWNRQFELSLDPERAKEYHDETLPADIYKTAEFCSMCGPKFCPMQTKVDADALTELEKFLAKEKVTQS, from the coding sequence ATGCGGACAGAATGGGTTGCCAAGCGGCGTGGGCAGAGCAATGTAACTCAAATGCACTACGCGCGTCAGGGTGTTATTACCGAAGAAATGCACTACGTCGCCCAGAGGGAAAATCTTCCTGCAGATCTCATTCGCGAGGAAGTGGCGCGGGGGCGGATGATTATCCCTGCTAACATTAATCACACCAACTTAGAGCCAATGGCTATTGGCATTGCCTCTAAATGCAAGGTAAATGCCAATATCGGTGCTTCACCCAACTCTTCTAATCTTCAAGAAGAAGTCGATAAGCTCAAACTAGCGGTGAAGTATGGTGCTGATACCGTGATGGACTTGTCTACAGGCGGCGGTAACTTAGATGAAATTCGTACCGCTATCATCAAAGCTTCGTCTGTTCCTATTGGCACAGTGCCAGTTTATCAAGCTTTAGAAAGCGTTCACGGCACTATTGAAAAACTCACCCCTGATGACTTTCTCCATGTCATTGAAAAACACGCCCAGCAAGGGGTAGACTATCAAACCATTCACGCGGGAATTTTACTTGAGCATTTACCTTTAGTCAGAAGCCGGATTACTGGGATTGTCTCTCGTGGCGGCGGTATTTTGGCGCGATGGATGCTGCATCATCACAAACAAAATCCCCTTTATACGCACTTCCGAGACATCATTGAAATTTTCAAGAAGTACGATGTCTCCTTCAGTTTAGGCGATTCCCTACGCCCTGGCTGTACTCATGATGCCTCAGATGCGGCACAATTAGCAGAATTGAAAACCCTCGGACAGCTAACTCGCAGAGCTTGGGAAGATAACGTACAGGTGATGGTAGAAGGGCCTGGACATGTACCAATGGATCAAATTGAGTTCAACGTCCGTAAACAAATGGAAGAGTGTTCTGAAGCACCTTTCTATGTGCTGGGGCCATTGGTAACAGATATTGCTCCTGGTTATGACCACATTACCTCAGCTATTGGGGCCGCAATGGCTGGTTGGTATGGTACAGCAATGTTGTGCTATGTCACACCCAAAGAACACTTAGGTTTACCCAATGCCGAAGATGTGCGTAATGGCTTAATTGCTTATAAAATCGCAGCACATGCAGCAGATATCGCTAGACATCGCCAAGGTGCTAGAGATAGAGATGATGAATTGTCTAAAGCCCGTTATAACTTTGACTGGAATCGTCAGTTTGAATTATCACTCGATCCAGAGAGAGCTAAAGAATACCACGACGAAACTCTACCAGCAGATATTTATAAAACTGCTGAGTTTTGTTCGATGTGTGGGCCTAAATTCTGTCCTATGCAAACCAAAGTTGATGCTGATGCACTGACAGAACTTGAGAAGTTCTTGGCGAAAGAAAAGGTTACTCAATCGTAA
- a CDS encoding FHA domain-containing serine/threonine-protein kinase — MVTLTLLEPQQKTPLKQWYFENSSVIRIGRAADNDVVLTDSLVSRYHLELKQVSSVKSGGLWQVISQGTNGTFLNGVLVTQNQLPDNSLLQLAQGGPILKFQLQEVTAPDSWLRQTELPGSMEKTLSPGSVPCTHEGNSPNNLFCIHCGQPLSVQKTIRQYQVLRTLGQGGMGTTYLAWDATGVTAKHPQLLVLKQMNADMVKIAKAQELFEREAHTLKSLHHEGIPKYYDFFVEGGKKYLAMELVHGQDLEKRIYTTGPVTPNQAIAWMIQTCDILDYLHSQQPPLIHRDIKPANLMVRSSNNRIVVLDFGAVKEIGTAPGTRIGAEGYCAPEQERGQPLTQSDLYAIGPTLIFLLTGENPFKFYHQRGRHFRFEVASVPTITPQLREVIDRVTEPLPRDRYQTAKELATALATCR, encoded by the coding sequence GTGGTTACTCTGACACTGCTAGAACCGCAACAAAAAACGCCGCTTAAGCAATGGTATTTCGAGAATTCCTCTGTGATTCGCATTGGACGTGCGGCGGATAACGATGTTGTTTTAACTGATAGCTTAGTTTCTCGCTATCATCTAGAACTCAAACAAGTTAGTTCTGTTAAAAGTGGTGGTTTGTGGCAAGTAATTAGTCAAGGCACAAATGGCACTTTCTTAAATGGTGTGCTTGTGACCCAGAATCAGCTACCAGATAATTCTCTGTTACAACTAGCACAGGGAGGCCCAATACTCAAATTCCAACTGCAAGAGGTAACAGCACCAGACTCTTGGTTGCGGCAAACAGAACTACCAGGCTCAATGGAAAAAACCCTCTCGCCTGGATCTGTTCCCTGCACCCATGAAGGTAACTCTCCCAATAATTTGTTTTGCATCCATTGCGGTCAGCCTTTATCAGTACAAAAGACAATCCGCCAGTATCAAGTCTTACGAACACTTGGACAAGGCGGGATGGGTACTACCTATTTAGCTTGGGATGCAACAGGTGTGACTGCTAAACACCCACAATTGTTGGTGTTAAAGCAGATGAATGCCGATATGGTGAAAATTGCTAAAGCTCAAGAATTATTTGAGCGAGAAGCACATACTTTAAAATCCTTGCACCATGAAGGAATTCCCAAATATTACGACTTCTTTGTGGAAGGTGGCAAAAAATATTTGGCAATGGAATTAGTTCACGGACAGGATTTAGAAAAACGAATTTATACAACTGGGCCTGTGACACCCAATCAAGCGATCGCTTGGATGATCCAAACCTGCGATATTTTAGACTATCTCCACAGCCAACAACCACCACTAATTCACCGGGATATTAAACCAGCGAATTTAATGGTGCGAAGTTCTAATAATCGCATAGTTGTGCTAGATTTTGGCGCTGTCAAAGAAATTGGCACAGCACCAGGTACTCGCATTGGTGCAGAGGGTTACTGCGCTCCCGAACAAGAACGCGGACAACCCCTGACTCAATCCGATTTGTATGCTATCGGCCCAACCTTAATTTTTTTACTGACAGGTGAAAACCCGTTCAAGTTTTACCACCAACGAGGACGACATTTCCGGTTTGAAGTAGCTAGTGTACCTACAATCACGCCCC
- a CDS encoding serine/threonine phosphatase translates to MLICPQCKFENLNSNKFCQNCGTSLTHKVCPECSTSVPINALNCPNCGTECGTVWWAIIAKAATAEAEIATQNSTENEAGEEAAISAVSPVPNSLQLTVGSYLDLEQRYQLLEALPNLEALPVNTEICIKVLDCQPYQISPLEAILGNWQKGLVTPSVEASGIPHLAKPYIALQAQVNPGIPPIHDAWQQGEMQVIVIQDRSHLPRLLDLWQENTTSSLQIIHWCYQMTQLWTVLEPVNCRHSLLDLANLLLDEDQTLTLGRLYQESSNIQVSSDLTADLADQTSDQPEQPLTIKALGRVWQALFRQSQRTQFGSVVQMLGDLEIGKIETIAQLRSRLEEMSTELVAPTIETLPPKEEKYPTAPTMLQFDDSEDFSSRNDDMPTVVLPMQLSSLQDAGATDVGRQRHHNEDFFGIETKINKLELPKTRVLQARGLYILCDGMGGHAGGEIASELAVTTLREYFQEHWVNNQLPSEESIRDAVYLANQAIYDLNQKDARSGVGRMGTTLVMLLIQDSHAAVAHVGDSRLYCVTHKRGLEQITVDHEVGQREISRGVEPSVAYARADAYQLTQALGPRDEHSINPDVDFFEINEDTLFILASDGLSDNDLLEIHWQTHLKPLLGSGTNLESGVIDLIDLANQYNGHDNITAILIRAKVRPNLDSQK, encoded by the coding sequence ATGCTGATTTGCCCTCAGTGTAAATTTGAAAACTTGAACTCTAACAAATTCTGCCAAAACTGTGGTACATCCTTGACCCACAAGGTCTGTCCGGAATGCAGTACCTCTGTACCTATCAACGCACTAAATTGTCCCAATTGTGGTACAGAATGCGGAACTGTTTGGTGGGCAATAATTGCCAAAGCTGCTACTGCAGAAGCGGAAATTGCTACTCAAAACAGTACAGAAAATGAGGCAGGAGAAGAAGCAGCAATATCTGCTGTATCTCCTGTGCCAAATAGCCTTCAGCTTACAGTAGGCTCTTATTTAGACTTAGAACAGCGTTATCAATTATTAGAAGCATTACCAAATTTAGAAGCACTTCCCGTCAACACGGAAATATGTATTAAGGTATTAGACTGTCAACCATATCAAATTTCACCCCTTGAGGCCATATTAGGAAATTGGCAAAAGGGTTTAGTTACACCATCTGTAGAAGCCAGTGGTATTCCCCACCTTGCTAAACCTTATATAGCATTACAAGCCCAAGTAAACCCAGGGATACCGCCAATTCATGATGCATGGCAGCAAGGTGAAATGCAGGTGATAGTCATCCAAGACCGCTCACATTTGCCGCGTTTACTTGACTTGTGGCAAGAAAACACCACCAGTTCACTACAAATAATTCACTGGTGTTATCAGATGACCCAATTGTGGACAGTACTAGAACCAGTGAATTGTCGTCATAGCCTTTTGGATTTGGCGAATTTGCTCTTGGATGAAGACCAAACCCTGACCCTAGGACGTTTATATCAAGAATCATCTAATATTCAAGTCTCTAGTGATCTGACAGCAGATTTAGCAGACCAGACATCCGATCAACCAGAGCAGCCTTTAACAATTAAAGCATTGGGGCGAGTTTGGCAGGCATTATTTAGGCAGTCTCAACGCACTCAATTTGGCTCTGTAGTTCAGATGTTAGGAGATTTGGAAATCGGTAAAATTGAGACGATCGCACAATTGCGATCGCGTCTAGAAGAAATGTCTACTGAATTAGTAGCACCAACTATTGAAACTTTGCCGCCGAAAGAGGAAAAATATCCCACTGCGCCAACTATGCTGCAATTTGATGACTCAGAGGATTTCAGTTCCAGAAATGATGATATGCCCACAGTGGTGCTACCAATGCAGCTAAGTAGCCTGCAAGACGCGGGTGCTACTGATGTTGGCAGACAACGTCATCATAATGAAGATTTCTTTGGCATTGAAACCAAGATTAATAAACTAGAGTTACCTAAAACTAGAGTTCTACAAGCCCGTGGTTTGTATATTCTCTGTGATGGTATGGGTGGTCACGCTGGCGGCGAAATAGCTAGTGAGTTGGCGGTTACGACCCTGCGAGAATATTTTCAAGAACACTGGGTTAATAATCAGCTACCAAGCGAAGAGAGCATCCGGGATGCAGTATACCTAGCAAATCAGGCAATTTATGACCTAAATCAAAAAGATGCCCGTTCTGGAGTTGGGCGCATGGGTACTACTCTAGTCATGCTCTTAATACAGGATAGTCACGCCGCCGTAGCTCATGTGGGAGATAGCCGCCTCTATTGCGTCACTCATAAGCGGGGGCTGGAACAAATCACCGTAGATCATGAAGTAGGTCAACGGGAGATTAGCAGAGGCGTAGAGCCTAGCGTTGCTTATGCCCGCGCCGACGCTTACCAACTTACCCAAGCTTTAGGGCCCCGTGACGAACACTCAATTAATCCCGATGTCGATTTTTTCGAGATTAATGAAGATACCTTATTCATCCTAGCTTCGGACGGTTTATCGGATAATGATTTATTAGAAATACATTGGCAGACGCACCTCAAACCTCTACTCGGCTCTGGTACTAACCTAGAGTCCGGCGTAATAGACTTAATTGATTTAGCAAACCAATACAACGGCCATGACAATATTACAGCTATACTGATTCGGGCTAAAGTGCGTCCCAATTTAGACAGCCAAAAATAA
- a CDS encoding PAS domain-containing sensor histidine kinase, with translation MSRNQQSIWHKNRHQQDILSAKSARLELVSERAEDLELCTAETLLPTQEELTLYRRLYENIPSVYFSLDITGIILSVNKFGANSLGYSVEELIDQSVLNLFEHSDKQKLSDALGELVKTASFSEVSKWELRLNCPVSEIVWVKVVARLLPADDGFSHLDLSSTDKHQQKHPQILMVLEDITTHKQAEDALRESEQRFHSMANTAPVMLWMTGCDGLFTFFNQSWLKFTGRSMEQQQGLGWLEGVHPQEQDFCQDIYDSAFHARAKFEMEYRLKRHDNEYRWVLDTGIPRFTPNGKFVGYIGCCIDITERKSAEVALKHSQESVQAQLEEMESLNRLKDEFLSTVSHELRTPLTNMKMAIQMLGIALNQEQNFFLEMEKPQTERSKAARYYDILDNECDREINLISNFLDLQRLDNNTKPLVLETVQVQQWLWRVVELFKARNRNSCQQKLRLSIANSLPLLTCDPFSLERILIELLTNACKFSPPDAEITISAQMKSQNMQFQVINSGVEIPSYELPRIFDKFYRIPSNDPWKQGGTGLGLALVQKLTKLLGGTIEVESGSNRTCFAIQLPLSNEV, from the coding sequence ATGAGCCGTAATCAGCAATCGATCTGGCATAAAAATCGCCATCAACAAGATATCTTGTCTGCAAAATCTGCGCGCTTAGAACTTGTGTCTGAACGAGCCGAAGATTTAGAACTTTGCACAGCAGAAACCCTGCTTCCTACCCAAGAGGAATTAACTTTGTATCGTAGGCTGTATGAAAATATTCCTTCTGTATATTTCAGTTTAGATATTACAGGAATTATTCTATCTGTGAATAAATTTGGTGCTAACAGCCTTGGTTACAGTGTGGAAGAATTGATTGATCAGTCTGTTTTGAACTTGTTTGAACATTCCGACAAGCAAAAGTTATCTGATGCATTAGGGGAATTAGTAAAAACTGCATCTTTTAGCGAGGTTTCTAAATGGGAGTTGCGTTTAAATTGTCCGGTTAGCGAGATTGTATGGGTAAAGGTTGTAGCAAGGTTATTACCTGCTGATGATGGATTTTCTCATCTAGACTTAAGCTCAACAGATAAACATCAACAAAAGCATCCGCAAATTCTGATGGTGTTGGAAGATATCACTACTCATAAACAAGCGGAAGATGCTTTACGAGAAAGTGAACAACGCTTTCATTCTATGGCGAATACTGCACCAGTCATGTTGTGGATGACAGGATGTGATGGACTGTTTACCTTTTTTAATCAATCCTGGTTAAAGTTTACTGGACGTAGCATGGAGCAACAGCAAGGTTTAGGCTGGCTAGAAGGAGTCCATCCACAAGAGCAAGATTTCTGCCAAGACATCTATGATTCCGCTTTTCATGCTAGAGCTAAATTTGAGATGGAATATCGGCTGAAGCGCCATGATAATGAATATCGTTGGGTGTTAGATACAGGTATTCCTCGGTTTACCCCCAATGGTAAATTTGTCGGCTACATTGGCTGTTGTATAGATATTACAGAGCGCAAATCAGCAGAAGTTGCTCTCAAACATAGTCAAGAATCAGTGCAAGCGCAGTTAGAGGAAATGGAAAGCCTCAATCGCCTCAAAGATGAATTTCTCAGTACTGTATCGCACGAACTACGCACGCCATTAACGAATATGAAAATGGCAATTCAAATGTTGGGTATAGCACTCAATCAAGAGCAAAACTTTTTCTTGGAGATGGAAAAGCCACAGACAGAACGCTCTAAGGCAGCTCGCTATTATGACATTTTAGACAACGAGTGCGATCGCGAAATTAATCTCATTAGTAATTTCTTAGATTTACAAAGGCTAGATAATAATACAAAGCCCTTGGTACTGGAAACTGTTCAAGTACAGCAATGGCTGTGGCGGGTAGTAGAACTATTTAAAGCACGTAACCGCAACTCTTGTCAGCAAAAGCTACGCCTCAGCATCGCTAACAGTCTGCCTTTATTAACTTGCGATCCATTCAGTCTAGAGCGTATTCTAATCGAACTACTCACAAACGCCTGTAAATTCAGCCCTCCCGATGCCGAAATTACAATTTCTGCTCAAATGAAATCGCAAAATATGCAATTCCAGGTAATTAATTCGGGTGTAGAAATTCCCAGTTATGAATTACCACGGATTTTCGATAAATTTTATCGCATTCCCAGTAATGACCCGTGGAAGCAAGGTGGCACAGGATTGGGTTTAGCACTAGTACAAAAACTTACCAAACTTTTAGGAGGAACAATCGAAGTTGAAAGTGGGTCAAACCGTACCTGTTTTGCGATTCAATTACCATTGAGTAATGAGGTGTGA
- a CDS encoding hemolysin family protein, with protein MSAFPSLIWTDVGLRLLSVLLLIAINAFFVTAEFSMVTVRRSRIHQLVQAGDIPAIAVEMLQRSIDRLLSTTQLGITLSSLALGWIGESSIVVLVDTWLKSWPLPERMSLLMAHSLSIPITFFLIAYLQIVLGELCPKSVAMLYSEQLSRFLGPSVKAIVRFFSPFIWILNQSNHWLLRLFGIEYTGQGWRPPVTPEELQLIISTERESTGLQHSERELLNNVFEFGDVMAQEVMIPRTSIVALPRDATLQRLLKEMASTGHSRYPIMGESLDDIRGIIYFKDLAQPLAVGKLTLESPIQPWIRPARFVPEHTPLSELLPMMRQEKPAMVMVVNEFGGIVGLVTLQDVVAEIIGSAGVLDSAEDLLIQMLNEQTFLVQAQINLEDLNQVLDLNLPLTKEYQTLGGFLLYHLQKIPAKGETFLFENLEFTVVSVIGPRLHQIQLRRLQGDR; from the coding sequence GTGAGTGCTTTTCCTAGCTTAATTTGGACAGATGTGGGGCTGCGATTGTTATCAGTGCTGCTACTGATTGCCATCAATGCTTTTTTTGTCACAGCTGAGTTTTCAATGGTGACAGTGCGGCGATCGCGTATCCATCAGTTAGTCCAAGCTGGTGACATTCCTGCGATCGCTGTGGAAATGTTGCAACGTAGTATTGACAGACTGCTATCTACCACCCAGTTAGGCATTACTCTTTCTAGTTTGGCGCTGGGATGGATCGGTGAAAGCTCGATTGTGGTTTTGGTGGATACATGGCTTAAATCCTGGCCTTTACCTGAACGAATGAGTTTGTTGATGGCTCATTCTTTATCTATCCCCATCACATTTTTTTTAATAGCCTATCTGCAAATCGTCTTAGGAGAACTTTGCCCCAAATCGGTAGCAATGCTGTACTCAGAACAGCTATCAAGATTTTTGGGGCCTTCAGTCAAAGCGATCGTGCGTTTTTTCAGTCCCTTTATTTGGATTCTCAACCAATCAAATCACTGGCTGTTAAGACTCTTTGGTATTGAATACACAGGTCAAGGCTGGAGACCACCTGTGACTCCAGAGGAATTGCAGCTGATTATCTCTACAGAACGGGAATCAACTGGTTTACAGCATTCAGAACGCGAATTGCTCAATAACGTCTTTGAATTTGGGGATGTGATGGCACAAGAGGTGATGATTCCGCGCACCAGCATTGTAGCTTTGCCCAGAGACGCTACCCTTCAAAGATTACTCAAGGAAATGGCTTCTACTGGTCACTCCCGCTATCCCATCATGGGCGAATCTTTAGACGACATTCGCGGCATTATTTACTTTAAAGATTTAGCACAACCTTTGGCGGTGGGAAAATTAACTTTAGAATCACCCATCCAACCGTGGATACGTCCAGCACGCTTTGTCCCAGAACATACCCCATTAAGTGAACTACTGCCCATGATGCGGCAAGAAAAGCCAGCTATGGTCATGGTGGTGAATGAATTTGGCGGTATTGTCGGACTAGTAACGCTGCAAGATGTAGTAGCGGAAATTATTGGTAGTGCAGGCGTACTTGATAGTGCTGAAGATTTGCTCATTCAAATGTTAAATGAGCAGACATTTCTAGTACAAGCACAAATCAACTTAGAAGACCTCAACCAAGTTTTAGATTTAAACTTGCCCCTAACTAAGGAATATCAAACACTAGGGGGCTTTTTGCTCTACCACCTCCAAAAAATTCCCGCCAAAGGGGAAACCTTCTTATTTGAGAATCTTGAATTTACGGTAGTTTCCGTCATTGGCCCCCGCTTACACCAAATTCAACTCCGCCGTTTGCAAGGCGATAGGTGA
- the pyrE gene encoding orotate phosphoribosyltransferase yields the protein MTYSTETANPSNIWAATADLTTLHHNLLDLFCELAYQEGDFVLSSGLRSSYYVNKTQVTLHPQGALAVGRLLFPLLPVDTQAVAGLTLGADPIVTAVSVVSVYENRPIPALIIRKEAKGYGTRAYIEGPSLPEGAKVVVLEDVVTTGQSALKAVNRLKEAGYTVEQVIALVDRLQGGAELYQSAGLKFEALFSIEEIQKRYRELGN from the coding sequence ATGACTTATTCTACTGAAACCGCTAACCCTTCCAATATTTGGGCAGCTACTGCTGATTTGACCACCCTGCACCACAATTTACTAGATTTATTCTGTGAACTCGCTTATCAAGAGGGTGATTTTGTTCTGTCTTCTGGGTTACGTAGTTCTTATTACGTTAACAAGACGCAGGTAACACTACATCCCCAAGGCGCTTTAGCCGTCGGACGCTTACTGTTTCCTTTATTACCTGTAGATACTCAAGCTGTAGCTGGTTTAACCTTGGGTGCTGACCCCATTGTGACTGCAGTCAGTGTAGTTTCTGTCTATGAAAACCGCCCAATTCCAGCGCTAATTATACGTAAAGAAGCCAAAGGTTATGGAACGCGGGCTTATATTGAAGGGCCCAGTTTGCCAGAGGGTGCAAAAGTTGTAGTTTTAGAAGATGTGGTCACGACTGGGCAATCTGCGCTCAAAGCAGTCAACCGCCTCAAAGAAGCAGGTTATACCGTTGAGCAAGTAATTGCACTAGTAGATCGCCTACAAGGAGGCGCTGAGTTATATCAGTCAGCAGGATTAAAGTTTGAAGCGTTGTTCTCAATTGAGGAGATTCAAAAGCGGTATCGGGAATTAGGAAATTAG
- a CDS encoding Txe/YoeB family addiction module toxin, whose protein sequence is MGDEGDIQRQREAVFQPEFIEDLEYWVSKDRKMALRILKIVKEILRDPFEGIGKPEPLKYEYSGCWSRRINQEHRLVYLVSEDRIDFLKARYHYE, encoded by the coding sequence ATGGGTGATGAGGGTGACATTCAACGTCAGCGTGAAGCTGTATTTCAGCCAGAATTTATAGAAGACTTAGAATACTGGGTTAGCAAAGACCGGAAAATGGCGCTTCGTATACTTAAAATAGTCAAGGAAATTTTACGAGATCCTTTTGAAGGCATTGGTAAGCCTGAACCGTTAAAATATGAGTATTCTGGATGCTGGTCGCGTCGTATCAATCAAGAGCATCGGCTTGTTTATCTAGTTAGCGAAGACAGAATAGATTTCCTCAAAGCTCGATATCATTACGAATAA
- the queC gene encoding 7-cyano-7-deazaguanine synthase QueC, with protein MKAVILLSGGLDSSTILYQAKADGYECHALSFDYQQRHQRELESARLVAQKAGVAKHQVVNFDLRQWGGSALTDSSIDLPEERSLDEMSQSIPVTYVPARNTIFLSFALAYAEAIAAERVYIGVNALDYSGYPDCRPDYIQAMQEVFRLGTKQGREGEPITIAAPLINLKKTEIIQLGNQLGVPWELTWSCYAGADIACGVCDSCRLRLAAFAELGLKDPVAYV; from the coding sequence ATGAAAGCTGTAATTCTGTTATCAGGGGGATTAGACTCTTCCACAATTCTGTACCAAGCCAAAGCTGATGGCTATGAGTGTCACGCTCTTTCCTTTGATTATCAACAGCGACATCAACGCGAGTTAGAGTCAGCTCGGTTAGTGGCGCAAAAAGCTGGAGTGGCTAAACATCAGGTAGTAAATTTCGACTTACGGCAATGGGGTGGTTCTGCGCTGACAGACAGTAGCATTGATTTACCAGAGGAACGTTCCCTAGATGAGATGTCGCAGAGTATTCCTGTCACCTATGTACCAGCCCGGAATACCATCTTTTTAAGTTTTGCCCTCGCCTACGCCGAAGCGATCGCAGCTGAACGCGTTTACATCGGTGTCAATGCCTTAGACTATTCTGGTTATCCTGATTGTCGCCCTGATTATATCCAAGCGATGCAAGAAGTTTTTCGCCTGGGAACCAAGCAAGGACGAGAAGGCGAACCTATTACTATCGCGGCACCTTTAATTAATCTGAAAAAGACCGAAATTATCCAGTTGGGTAATCAACTCGGCGTTCCCTGGGAACTCACTTGGTCTTGTTACGCTGGTGCGGATATCGCCTGCGGAGTCTGTGATTCCTGTCGCCTTAGGCTAGCAGCTTTTGCTGAATTAGGCTTGAAAGACCCAGTTGCTTATGTTTAG